The following coding sequences lie in one Nitratireductor mangrovi genomic window:
- a CDS encoding class II aldolase/adducin family protein, producing MTVAARLEAPATDHLALRRDLAAAFRLCHRFGWSESVGNHFSAAVSPDGRRFLLNRRWQHFATIRASDLLLLDADDPSVMEGPDAPDASAWAVHGALHRALPQARIILHCHPPHATALATLKDPTLLPIDNNTARFFGRVGYDLEFGGISDNEAEGEHLVRAMGGHSVLVMGNHGVSVTGDTVADAFEDLYFFERAAETLILALSTGKPLAVLSDAVAEETARGWLAYRGMAERHFAYLTSVLDAEDTSWRD from the coding sequence ATGACGGTCGCCGCAAGGCTGGAAGCGCCGGCCACCGATCATCTCGCGCTGCGCCGCGACCTCGCGGCGGCGTTCCGGCTTTGCCACCGCTTCGGCTGGAGCGAATCCGTCGGCAACCATTTCAGCGCCGCGGTGTCGCCGGACGGGCGGCGCTTCCTGCTCAACCGGCGCTGGCAGCACTTTGCCACCATCCGCGCCAGCGACCTGTTGCTGCTCGACGCCGACGATCCGTCGGTGATGGAGGGCCCGGACGCGCCCGACGCCTCCGCCTGGGCGGTGCATGGCGCGCTGCACCGCGCATTGCCGCAGGCGCGGATCATCCTGCACTGCCATCCGCCCCACGCGACGGCGCTGGCGACGCTGAAGGACCCGACGCTGCTGCCGATCGACAACAACACGGCGCGCTTTTTCGGACGCGTCGGCTACGACCTCGAATTCGGCGGCATTTCCGACAACGAAGCCGAAGGCGAGCATCTCGTCCGTGCCATGGGCGGCCATTCGGTGCTGGTCATGGGCAATCACGGCGTCAGCGTGACCGGCGACACCGTCGCCGACGCCTTCGAGGACCTCTACTTTTTCGAGCGCGCCGCCGAGACGCTCATTCTGGCGCTATCGACCGGCAAGCCGCTCGCCGTCCTGAGCGACGCGGTCGCGGAGGAAACGGCTCGTGGCTGGCTCGCCTATCGCGGCATGGCCGAGCGGCATTTTGCCTATCTGACGTCGGTGCTCGACGCCGAGGACACCTCCTGGCGCGACTGA
- a CDS encoding TauD/TfdA family dioxygenase has protein sequence MNIVATDFNAVTLSETGLTVPLPQGPRYFNYYWLRDNCPTSFNAETRERSFDIFHLDEAPRAAAARLEGDTLVIDWAAEDHVTRMPLAWLAIYGDGHRRPDPADLPRKAWYGDHYPEVARFSHAELLSDKARVRDWLEALIVEGISVVTGMPDSDAALTELANVMGQVRPTFFGPYFDVRVHINPTNTAYTSAALELHTDVPAEEHAPGIQFLHMRANTVDGGRNLFGDGVAAANDFRAIDPEGFRLLAETDIPFFCEHDGYDMRAWQRIIELDRHGEVSGLTISQHLLDLIDLPQDFLDSWYPAFCRFGKLLQSDKYVMRFTLKAGECIVFDNHRVVHGRAAYVAESGERYLRGCYTDRAEMRSTYRALVSAGRFKA, from the coding sequence ATGAACATCGTTGCGACCGACTTCAACGCCGTCACCCTCTCGGAGACCGGCCTGACCGTCCCGCTGCCGCAGGGTCCGCGCTACTTCAACTATTACTGGCTGCGCGACAATTGCCCGACGAGCTTCAACGCCGAAACGCGCGAACGCAGCTTCGACATCTTCCATCTCGATGAGGCGCCGCGCGCTGCCGCGGCCCGGCTCGAGGGCGACACGCTGGTGATCGACTGGGCGGCCGAAGATCATGTCACCCGCATGCCGCTTGCGTGGCTCGCGATCTATGGCGACGGCCACCGCCGCCCCGACCCGGCCGACCTGCCGCGCAAGGCCTGGTATGGCGATCACTACCCCGAGGTCGCGCGTTTCAGCCATGCCGAGCTGCTGTCGGACAAGGCCAGGGTGCGCGACTGGCTCGAGGCGCTGATCGTGGAAGGCATATCGGTCGTGACCGGCATGCCGGACAGCGATGCCGCCCTCACCGAGCTCGCCAACGTCATGGGGCAGGTCCGCCCGACCTTCTTCGGCCCCTATTTCGACGTCCGCGTCCACATCAACCCGACCAACACCGCCTACACCTCGGCGGCGCTGGAACTGCACACCGACGTGCCGGCCGAGGAGCACGCGCCGGGCATCCAGTTCCTGCACATGCGCGCCAACACGGTCGATGGCGGGCGCAATTTGTTCGGCGACGGCGTCGCCGCCGCCAACGACTTTCGCGCCATAGACCCGGAGGGCTTCCGGCTTTTGGCCGAGACCGACATCCCGTTCTTCTGCGAGCATGACGGCTACGACATGCGCGCCTGGCAGCGCATCATCGAGCTCGACCGTCACGGCGAGGTCTCCGGCCTCACCATCAGCCAGCACCTGCTCGACCTGATCGACCTGCCGCAGGATTTCCTGGACAGCTGGTACCCGGCCTTCTGCCGCTTCGGCAAACTGCTGCAGAGCGACAAATACGTCATGCGCTTCACGCTGAAGGCGGGCGAATGCATCGTGTTCGACAATCACCGTGTCGTGCATGGCCGTGCGGCGTATGTCGCCGAAAGCGGCGAGCGTTATCTGCGCGGCTGCTACACCGACCGCGCCGAGATGCGCTCGACCTATCGCGCGCTGGTAAGTGCGGGAAGGTTCAAGGCATGA
- a CDS encoding LysR substrate-binding domain-containing protein, with protein MDRLPTLRLLTIFDAVHRLGSMQLAAAELNVTRPAVSQAIRALEEQVGVVLMDRSVKPSVPTEAGERLAQATRSGLRQIGDMIEEIRFSAGVAGRQVTVSCTLGMATHWLMPRLGSFYARNQEIMVNVQAPPTDMPAFAAGIDIALRYGAQAWTDGWTEKLFDERVCPVGRPEVIERLGTLRELAAATLVHVRAPRSHGWAGWTDYLAAKGLGRPRGPAQLFDNYVQAVQAALDGRGVMLGWRSITEALVAEGRLAALPGGECDFGTAYWASCAPESRQKPAAAAFMEWICEEARNWTTGDG; from the coding sequence ATGGACCGCCTGCCGACGCTCCGGCTTTTGACCATCTTCGACGCCGTGCACCGCCTCGGCTCGATGCAACTGGCCGCGGCCGAACTGAACGTCACCCGCCCGGCGGTCTCGCAGGCGATCAGGGCGCTGGAGGAGCAGGTCGGCGTCGTACTCATGGACCGTTCGGTCAAGCCGTCCGTGCCGACCGAGGCCGGCGAGCGGCTGGCCCAGGCGACACGTAGCGGCCTGCGCCAGATTGGCGACATGATCGAGGAAATCCGCTTTTCAGCGGGTGTCGCCGGGCGCCAGGTGACGGTGTCGTGCACGTTGGGCATGGCGACCCACTGGCTGATGCCGCGGCTCGGCTCGTTCTATGCCCGGAACCAGGAGATCATGGTCAACGTGCAGGCGCCGCCGACCGACATGCCGGCCTTCGCCGCCGGCATCGACATCGCACTGCGTTACGGCGCGCAGGCATGGACCGACGGGTGGACCGAAAAGCTCTTCGACGAGCGCGTCTGCCCGGTCGGCCGACCGGAGGTGATCGAGCGTCTCGGTACCCTGCGGGAACTGGCGGCCGCGACGCTCGTCCATGTGCGGGCGCCAAGGTCGCATGGCTGGGCCGGGTGGACTGATTATCTGGCGGCAAAAGGGCTCGGCAGGCCACGGGGGCCGGCGCAGCTGTTCGACAATTATGTGCAGGCAGTGCAGGCGGCACTCGACGGTCGCGGCGTGATGCTGGGATGGCGCTCGATCACCGAGGCACTGGTGGCGGAAGGGCGGCTGGCCGCGCTGCCGGGCGGGGAGTGCGACTTTGGCACCGCCTATTGGGCAAGCTGTGCGCCCGAGAGCCGCCAGAAACCGGCGGCCGCCGCCTTCATGGAATGGATTTGCGAGGAAGCGCGCAACTGGACGACCGGCGACGGATGA
- a CDS encoding CHRD domain-containing protein — protein sequence MAAFFGTSQNDVYTFNFGANDTFVDFRSLYFSATLSGAQEVPPNGSAASGTAMAKLRASETRLDLSVETQGVDFGGQTPTGTDDVTGYHIHNADAGVNGPVVWNIETDVNTSVDAAAGSFTSVWSTADGLNAGLVGRLKASGLYVNIHTLSFPGGEIRGQLSAVAGSTGNDRIDVRPLGIGSFETIQAIAASVGQDTVLAVFANGVASTLTLAGFGVNQLAASQFIFETSQSNDTLSGTAGADDLFGAGGNDRLEGLAGNDRLFGETGNDVLVGGAGADQLFGGSGTDTADYSAAATRVAVNLADGTAFGSDAQGDVLSGIENIIGTNYVPLPDILTGDGGANRLEGLAGDDQLFGGGGNDVLVGGAGADQLFGGDGTDTADYSAAATRVAVNLANGTAFGSDAQGDVLSGIENIIGTNYVPLPDILTGNGGANRLDGLAGDDQLNGLGGNDVLVGGAGNDIANGGDGNDVLNGGDGDDTLDGGADDDFLTGGAGADMLIGGLGTDTAEYLNSTNRINVNLTTGAGLGGHAHGDTLAGIENIIGTNILLTDYLTGNAAANRIEGRAGDDEIRGMAGNDVLLGQDGNDLVMGGAGDDDLWGGFGNDQLKGEADNDRLLGGAGADQLDGGDGTDTADYSLSSARVAVNLAAGTGFGADAQGDTLVNVENLVGTDYLPLPDILTGDANGNHIDGRAGDDIIYGGDGNDTLVGGDGNDTLYGGDGNDTLTGGAGADTLTGGAGSDTVDYSDSNNRVAVNLGTNYAAGGHAAGDVISGVENIIGSNFLALGDVLTGDASANTLHGLAGNDELAGAGGDDVLFGGTGNDTLSGGEGNDTLHGEDGNDSLNGGEGDNHLFGGEGDDHLRGWNGTDTLTGGDGNDTLFGDDGNDHLFGGAGNDSLSGWWGDDTLDGGDGDDGLFGGRGTDTLTGGDGDDTLGGGDGADTLYGGDGTDTASFGSLTGVTVNLETGDAEGDTLFSIENVTSGSGDDELTGDAGANRLDGGAGADTLYGGDGADTLVGGDGADVLEGGGGNDIFAYFFQTFDYDESGDTITDFVQGEDKIDLSPTMGATPFTFLGQGEFTATTWGTAMELRYFLEDNPGTENDRTIVEGDIYGEDIGPRGEADFQIELAGLHNLTANDFIL from the coding sequence ATGGCAGCCTTCTTCGGCACGTCGCAGAACGATGTCTACACCTTCAATTTCGGCGCCAACGACACCTTCGTCGACTTCCGCTCGCTCTACTTCTCGGCGACGCTGAGCGGCGCGCAGGAGGTGCCTCCCAATGGCAGCGCCGCCTCGGGCACGGCGATGGCCAAGCTGCGGGCCTCGGAGACCCGCCTCGATCTGTCCGTGGAGACCCAGGGCGTCGATTTCGGCGGCCAGACGCCGACCGGCACCGACGACGTGACCGGCTACCACATACACAACGCCGATGCCGGCGTGAACGGTCCTGTCGTGTGGAACATAGAGACCGACGTCAACACCTCCGTCGACGCCGCCGCCGGGTCGTTCACTTCGGTCTGGTCGACGGCCGACGGGCTCAATGCGGGGCTGGTCGGGCGGCTCAAGGCATCCGGGCTCTATGTCAACATCCACACCCTTTCCTTCCCCGGCGGCGAGATTCGCGGCCAGCTGAGCGCGGTCGCCGGCTCGACGGGCAACGACCGCATCGACGTGCGGCCGCTCGGCATTGGCAGCTTCGAGACCATCCAGGCGATCGCGGCCTCGGTGGGACAGGACACCGTTCTGGCGGTCTTTGCCAATGGCGTCGCCTCGACGCTGACGCTGGCGGGGTTCGGCGTCAACCAGCTCGCCGCCTCGCAGTTCATCTTCGAGACCAGCCAGTCCAACGACACCCTGTCGGGCACGGCGGGCGCCGATGACCTGTTCGGAGCCGGCGGCAATGACCGCCTCGAGGGCCTTGCCGGCAACGACCGGCTGTTCGGAGAGACCGGCAACGACGTGCTGGTCGGCGGCGCCGGCGCCGACCAGCTCTTCGGCGGCTCCGGGACCGACACCGCCGACTATTCCGCCGCCGCAACGCGGGTGGCCGTCAACCTGGCCGACGGCACGGCGTTCGGCAGCGACGCGCAGGGCGACGTCTTGTCCGGCATCGAGAACATCATCGGCACCAACTACGTGCCCCTTCCCGACATCCTCACCGGCGACGGCGGCGCCAACCGGCTCGAGGGGCTCGCCGGCGACGATCAGCTCTTCGGCGGCGGCGGCAACGACGTGCTGGTCGGCGGCGCCGGCGCCGACCAGCTCTTCGGCGGCGACGGGACCGACACGGCGGACTATTCGGCCGCCGCGACGCGGGTGGCCGTCAACCTCGCCAACGGCACGGCGTTCGGCAGCGACGCGCAGGGCGACGTCTTGTCCGGCATCGAGAACATCATCGGCACCAACTACGTGCCGCTTCCCGACATCCTCACCGGCAACGGCGGCGCCAACCGGCTCGACGGGCTGGCCGGCGACGACCAGCTCAATGGTCTCGGCGGCAACGACGTGCTGGTCGGCGGCGCCGGCAACGACATCGCCAATGGCGGTGACGGCAACGACGTTCTCAATGGCGGCGACGGCGACGACACGCTCGACGGCGGCGCGGACGACGACTTCCTCACCGGCGGCGCGGGCGCCGACATGCTGATCGGCGGGCTCGGCACCGATACGGCCGAATATCTGAACTCGACCAACCGCATCAATGTCAACCTGACCACCGGCGCCGGGCTCGGCGGCCACGCCCATGGCGATACGCTTGCGGGCATCGAGAACATCATCGGCACCAACATCCTGCTGACGGACTACCTGACCGGCAATGCCGCGGCCAACCGCATCGAGGGGCGGGCCGGCGACGACGAGATCCGCGGCATGGCCGGCAACGACGTGCTGCTCGGCCAGGACGGCAACGACCTCGTCATGGGCGGCGCCGGCGACGACGACCTGTGGGGCGGGTTCGGCAACGACCAGCTCAAGGGCGAGGCCGACAACGACCGGCTGCTCGGCGGCGCCGGCGCCGACCAGCTCGACGGCGGCGACGGGACCGACACCGCCGACTACTCGCTGTCATCGGCGCGGGTGGCGGTCAATCTGGCGGCGGGCACCGGCTTCGGCGCCGACGCCCAGGGCGATACGCTCGTCAATGTCGAGAACCTTGTCGGCACCGACTATCTGCCGCTGCCCGACATCCTGACCGGCGACGCCAACGGCAACCACATCGACGGCCGCGCCGGCGACGACATCATCTACGGCGGAGACGGCAACGACACCCTCGTCGGCGGGGACGGCAACGACACGCTCTACGGCGGAGATGGCAACGACACGCTCACTGGCGGCGCCGGGGCCGACACCCTCACCGGCGGTGCGGGCAGCGACACCGTCGACTATTCGGACTCCAACAACCGCGTCGCGGTCAATCTCGGGACGAACTACGCCGCCGGCGGACACGCGGCCGGCGACGTGATCTCCGGCGTCGAGAACATCATCGGCAGCAACTTCCTGGCGCTGGGCGACGTCCTGACCGGCGACGCCAGCGCCAACACGCTGCATGGCCTCGCCGGCAACGACGAACTCGCCGGGGCCGGCGGCGACGACGTCCTGTTCGGCGGGACCGGCAACGACACGTTGAGCGGCGGCGAGGGCAACGACACCCTGCACGGCGAGGACGGCAATGACAGCCTGAATGGCGGTGAAGGCGATAACCATCTGTTTGGCGGCGAAGGCGATGACCATCTGCGCGGATGGAACGGCACCGATACGCTGACCGGAGGCGACGGCAACGACACGCTGTTCGGCGACGACGGCAACGACCATCTGTTCGGTGGCGCGGGCAATGACAGTCTGAGCGGATGGTGGGGCGACGACACGCTCGACGGAGGCGACGGAGACGACGGGCTCTTCGGCGGGCGCGGCACCGACACGCTCACCGGTGGCGACGGCGACGACACGCTCGGCGGCGGCGACGGCGCCGACACGCTCTACGGCGGGGACGGTACCGACACGGCGAGCTTCGGGTCTCTCACCGGCGTGACCGTGAACCTCGAGACCGGCGATGCCGAAGGCGACACCTTGTTCTCGATCGAGAACGTGACCAGTGGGTCCGGTGACGACGAATTGACCGGAGACGCAGGCGCCAACCGGCTCGACGGGGGCGCCGGCGCGGACACGCTGTACGGCGGAGATGGCGCGGATACGCTGGTCGGCGGAGATGGCGCGGACGTACTGGAAGGTGGCGGCGGCAACGACATCTTCGCCTATTTCTTCCAGACATTCGACTACGACGAAAGTGGGGACACGATCACCGACTTCGTCCAGGGCGAAGACAAGATCGACCTTTCCCCTACCATGGGCGCGACGCCCTTCACGTTCCTCGGGCAGGGAGAATTCACGGCAACGACATGGGGCACCGCCATGGAGCTGCGCTATTTCCTGGAAGACAACCCCGGCACGGAGAACGACCGCACCATCGTCGAAGGCGACATCTACGGCGAGGACATCGGGCCGCGCGGCGAGGCCGACTTCCAGATCGAGCTTGCGGGGCTGCACAACCTCACGGCCAACGATTTCATCCTGTAA